From Candidatus Eisenbacteria bacterium:
CGCGCGGTGTCGCCGAAGGGCGCGCAGGGCCTCATGCAGCTCATGCCGGCGACCGCGGCGCAGCACCAGGTGCACGACGTCTTCAAGCCGCGGGACAACATCGAGGGTGGGGTGCGGCACCTCAAGTGGCTGCTCGACCGCTACAACGGCAACGTCGACCTCGCGGTCGCGGCCTACAATGCGGGTCACCAGCGAGTGGAAGAGGCGGGGGGGATTCCCAACATCGCCGAGACCCGCGAATACGTGCAGCGGGTCAGGCGCTACCGCGAGAACTATCGCCGGGAGCGTCCGGGTGGCCCAGGTATCGTCTACATCACCTCCGCCACTCACTGATCAGGTAGGCCGCGGGGCCGCCGTGACCGCGCTTCCGAACCTGCTCTCGCTGTGTCGGATCGCGCTGGTTCCCATCGTCGTCGTCGTCCTCATGTGGCCGGGGCCCGTGCCCCGCGCCGTCGCGGCCGGCCTCTTCATCGTCGCCTGCATCACCGACTACCTCGACGGATGGCTCGCGCGACGCCGGCAGAGCACGACCGTGCTGGGGCAGTTCCTGGATCCGCTCGCCGACAAGCTCCTGGTGGCGGCCGTGCTCATCATGCTGGCGGCCGTCCCGCCCGACCCGCGCGTGCCGGGATGGATGGCCGTGGTGATCGTGCTGCGCGAGTTCGCCGTGACGGGACTGCGGGGCATCGCCTCGCAACGCGGCGTCGTCGTCCCGGCGCAGGAGCTCGGGAAGTACAAGATGATCTTCCAGATCTTCGCGCTGACGGGGCTCCTCGTGCACTACCCGTACGCGATCCCGGGCACGACCATGGTCGTCGACTTCCACGCGGCGGGCATGCGGTTCCTGTGGATCGCGCTCGCGGTCGCGGTGTGGTCGGGGATCGACTACTACGTGCGCGTGCTGCGACAGATCGACCTCGACTGACGCCGCGCGCCGCCCCCGCCGTACCTCAGTTGCCTGGGCGTTTGCCGTCCAGACAGCAAAATCGCCATTGCCAGCGCCATTCTAGGCGCGGTATGCACGGGTGCCCTCTCCACGAACACGGACGTCAAGGAGATCGAGATGATCCGACGGCGCATGCGATTCACCCCGGCGCTCTTCGCGTGTCTCGCGCTCGGCGCGAGCGCGGTCCTCGCACAGTCCCCATCGCGCGTGGCGTCCACGTACGTGCTGATCGGCATCGACACGCTCAACATGAAGGAGTTCACCTTCACGAACGTGGGCGACGTCGGGGTCAACAACGCCGGCGGCACGATGTCGTGGGGCCGGAAGTCGTTCTTCGCCAACAACAGCGCGGTCGTGGCGGACGTCCTGTCGCGCGCCGGCAAGCAGAGCAGCCTGTACGACCTGTTCGCGAACACGGTCGTCTCGCCGCTGGCGCAGGCGGGAGCTACGGTCCGCCACCTGGGCCCGATCGCGTGGTCGCCCGTCCCGCTCATCACCCCGCTGCCGGCCGCGCCGTCGTGCGTGCCCGGCGGTGCGCCCGTCACGGTGGTGAAGAACCAGTCGATGACGCTCGGGCCCGGATCCTACGGGTCCCTGGTCATCCAGAACGGCGCGACGCTCACGCTCTCCGGCGGCAGCTACTGCTTCGCCGACGTGAAGGGCGGCCGGAAGGCGACGATCCTCGCCCACGATCCGGTTCAGGTGGTCGTCATGGGACGCTTCCGCATGAATCCGGGCTCGGTCGTGGGTCCCGAGGCGAACGCCCCGTTCGGGGCTACCGACATCCAGGTCGGGGTCGCCGGCAACCAGGTGAAGTTCGGCCACAAGAGCAAGATCTTCGGCGTGTTCTACGCTCCGAACGCGCTCCTGCGCTTCGGGCGTGGCGGCTTCTACACCGGGCAGTTCATCGCCAAGAACCTTCGCTCGGACTTCGGAGACAGCTTCACGCTGGAGGTGTGCGGCAACGGCATCGTCGACGCCGGCGAGCAGTGTGACGGTGGGCCGGCGGGCAACCCGTGCTGCATCGCGTGCAAGTTCGCGCCGGGCGGCACGCCGTGCCCCGACGGCAACGTCTGCAACGGCGACGAGCTGTGCAGCGCGTTCGGCCAGTGCGTTCCGGGAACGCCGATCACGTGCATCGACAACGACCTGTGCACCGACGACGGCTGCGAGCCGGCCGTGGGCTGTACGTTCACCAACAACGACCTCCCGTGCGACGACGGCAACGGCTGCACGGTCGCCGACACGTGCGGCGGCGGCTCGTGCCAGCCCGGAACCTTGCTCAACTGCGACGACGCCAACGCGTGCACGACGGAGACGTGCGTCCCGCAGCTCGGCTGCGTCCACACGCCGGTTCCCGACTGCTGCAACGTCGACGCCGAGTGCGCCGACACGGATCTGTGCACCACGAACGAGCGCTGCATCGATCACATGTGCGTGAGCGATCGCGTGGACTGCGACGACGCCAACGGCTGCACCACCGACGGCTGCGTCCCGGACGTCGGCTGTACGCACGTCGGCAACGGATCGGCCTGCGACGACGGCGACGCGTGCACGGCCGGCGACGTGTGCACGGGCAGCGCCTGCGGCGGTATCGTCCTCGGCTGCAACGACGGCGATCCCTGCACGATCGACTCGTGCGACTCCGCCTCCGGGTGCGTCCACGACCGCCTCCCCACCTGCTGCAGCTCGGACCCGCAGTGCAGCGACGGGAACGCATGCAACGGCTTCGAGACCTGCGGTCCGGGCGGCGTGTGCGTGCCCGGGACGGCGCCCTTCTGCAACGACGGCAAGCCATGCACGACCGACACCTGCGATCCGGCGATCGGGTGCCGCCACGACACGTCGCCCGACGGCACCGCGTGCCCGAACGGCAACAAGTGCGACGGGCGGGAGCTCTGCGTCGGCGGCATCTGCACCGATCAGCCCGACCTCGACTGCGACGACGGCGACCCGTGCACGATCGACTCCTGCGATCGGATCCTCGGCTGCCTGCACTCCCCCGTGACG
This genomic window contains:
- a CDS encoding lytic transglycosylase domain-containing protein, encoding MAALGVLLGVGPAHAHIYSMRDPETGAIMITNAPSQGAARLMVREAPRPLPVSPMSPSRLPPGSTNQAFDPLIREMARVYDVDYALVKAIIKAESGFNHRAVSPKGAQGLMQLMPATAAQHQVHDVFKPRDNIEGGVRHLKWLLDRYNGNVDLAVAAYNAGHQRVEEAGGIPNIAETREYVQRVRRYRENYRRERPGGPGIVYITSATH
- the pgsA gene encoding CDP-diacylglycerol--glycerol-3-phosphate 3-phosphatidyltransferase, with amino-acid sequence MTALPNLLSLCRIALVPIVVVVLMWPGPVPRAVAAGLFIVACITDYLDGWLARRRQSTTVLGQFLDPLADKLLVAAVLIMLAAVPPDPRVPGWMAVVIVLREFAVTGLRGIASQRGVVVPAQELGKYKMIFQIFALTGLLVHYPYAIPGTTMVVDFHAAGMRFLWIALAVAVWSGIDYYVRVLRQIDLD